In Labrus bergylta chromosome 6, fLabBer1.1, whole genome shotgun sequence, the following proteins share a genomic window:
- the usp1 gene encoding ubiquitin carboxyl-terminal hydrolase 1 isoform X1, whose translation MPGLQGENVAHSSPVRRSRLSLKCLQKKETKRALDFSEPPAEDPNTEEPEEAEASTCDQVVPAPPPCPNSPGLLLPCDKRENLVPFVGLNNLGNTCYLNSVLQVLYYCPGLREGIKKLYDLSKRKEKLKQESDKSEEQAEVAVEDSPAQIELLGSFNSLIASVEQLQSSFLLNPESFSEGELATPPRKILHTLRQLNPMYEGYLQHDAQEVLQCMLGYIHEACDTIRKEQKLESEVEDVTEVKADGLSSESKTGQEEDGQVGGKRKSDTEVGNAKKKPKSVKSKKCDAEEAGVSRDAPLRRSKRKSSSDITPDSNQDKKKEEEGVTKPNGDEEEAEGSDGEGKGGKNSKETEGKRKKKAKLSWLRPSGKQPSIFSKFRSVGKISSMSAKCQIKAEQEDETADDDRRQNEKSSEERSTGDTADDKKTVKPGDGLDLMERLFQGQLVLRTRCLECESFTERREDFQDISVPVLDDQPSSPEDLSKVSPDPKPELKTLKWAIGQFASVERIVGEDKYFCETCHHYTEAERSLLFDKTPEVITIHLKRFSASSLELDPYAGLCKVNTPLQTPLTLSLEEWCTRPSSKKGQRYQLFAVVMHSGVTISSGHYTAYVRMSDLKDAKLWLQDGKETEEREEEQKENKEGTRAKEEVLEYDDGEVSFSLNGRGQRGASLAKGKTGGKKVSEGGVGLLGGQRSVSSYDLGNSSSKHTEKAGSSGATEGSKRRKNINSTEAGLKKESEEATTTSAGGAEASQQQAVNNLLEYEGKWMLFDDSEVRLFEEEDFLQACSPETCSSSTPYLLFYRRMPEPVNT comes from the exons ATGCCAGGCCTGCAGGGTGAAAATGTTGCCCACAGCAGCCCCGTCAGGAGGAGTCGTCTGTCTCTGAAGTGTCTGCAGAAGAAAGAAACGAAACGGGCTCTGGATTTCTCTGAACCTCCAGCGGAAGATCCCAACACGGAGGAACCAGAGGAGGCTGAGGCCAG TACCTGTGATCAGGTAGTCCCTGCTCCTCCCCCGTGTCCTAACTCACCGGGCCTCCTCCTGCCCTGCGACAAGAGAGAGAACCTGGTGCCCTTTGTTGGGCTCAACAACCTGGGCAACACCTGCTATTTGAACAGCGTCTTACAG GTGCTGTACTACTGCCCAGGTCTCAGGGAAGGCATAAAGAAACTGTACGACCTGTCCAAAAGGAAAGAGAAACTAAAGCAAGAGTCAGATAAAAGCGAAGAG CAGGCTGAAGTCGCTGTTGAAGATTCACCAGCTCAGATCGAGCTCCTCGGGAGCTTCAACAGTCTGATAGCATCAGTGGAGCAGCTGCAGTCCAGCTTCCTGCTCAACCCCGAGAGCTTCAGCGAGGGAGAACTCGCCACACCGCCTCGTAAAATACTCCACACACTCAG gcagTTGAaccccatgtatgaaggctatCTTCAGCATGACGCCCAGGAGGTGctgcagtgcatgctgggatacatCCACGAGGCTTGTGACACCATCCGAAAGGAGCAGAAGTTGGAGAGCGAGGTTGAAGATGTGACTGAGGTGAAAGCGGACGGTCTCAGCTCTGAGTCCAAAACTGGCCAGGAGGAGGACGGCCAAGTCGGCGGCAAGAGGAAGAGCGACACCGAGGTGGGAAACGCCAAGAAGAAACCGAAATCAGTCAAGTCAAAGAAATGTGACGCAGAGGAAGCTGGCGTGAGTAGAGACGCGCCCCTCAGACGCTCCAAAAGGAAGTCCTCCAGTGACATCACGCCCGACAGCAACCAAgacaagaagaaggaggaggaaggggtaaCGAAACCTAACGGGGATGAGGAGGAGGCCGAAGGGAGTGACGGTGAGGGCAAAGGGGGAAAGAACTCTAAAGAGACGGAGggcaaaagaaagaagaaggcTAAGCTTAGCTGGCTGAGGCCGTCCGGGAAACAGCCGAGTATTTTCTCCAAGTTCCGCAGCGTGGGGAAGATCAGCTCCATGAGCGCCAAGTGTCAAATCAAAGCAGAGCAGGAGGACGAGACCGCTGACGACGACCGGCGTCAGAACGAGAAGAGCAGTGAGGAGAGATCGACAGGAGACACGGCTGACGACAAGAAGACAGTAAAACCTGGAG ATGGTCTGGACCTGATGGAGCGCTTGTTCCAGGGTCAGCTGGTCCTGAGGACTCGCTGTCTGGAGTGCGAGAGCTTCacggagaggagagaagacTTCCAGGACATCAGCGTCCCCGTGCTCGACGACCAGCCGAGCAGTCCAGAAGACCTCTCAAAAG tctctcctGATCCCAAACCAGAGCTGAAGACTCTGAAGTGGGCCATCGGCCAGTTCGCCTCTGTGGAGCGCATCGTAGGAGAGGACAAATATTTCTGTGAGACGTGTCATCATTACACGGAGGCCGAGAGAAGTCTGCTGTTTGATAAAACTCCTGAAGTGATCACCATTCACCTGAAACGATTCTCCGCCAGCAGCTTGGA ATTGGACCCGTATGCAGGTCTGTGTAAAGTGAACACCCCCCTGCAGACCCCCCTGACTCTGTCCCTGGAGGAGTGGTGCACGCGACCATCATCCAAGAAGGGTCAGCGCTATCAGCTGTTTGCTGTCGTCATGCACAGCGGCGTCACCATCAGCAGCGGCCACTACACCGCCTACGTGCGCATGAGTGACCTGAAAGACGCgaagctgtggctgcaggacGGAAAAGAaacggaggagagagaggaggagcagaaggagaaCAAAGAGGGAACACGGGCGAAGGAGGAAGTGCTGGAGTACGACGATGGAGAGGTGTCGTTCAGCCTGAACGGAAGGGGACAGAGGGGCGCCAGTTTGGCTAAGGGCAAAACGGGAGGCAAAAAGGTCTCGGAGGGCGGGGTCGGACTCTTGGGGGGTCAGAGGAGCGTGTCCAGTTACGATCTTgggaacagcagcagcaaacacacagagaaagcagGCAGTAGTGGGGCAACAGAGGGATCCAAACGGAGGAAGAACATCAACAGCACTGAGGCGGGACTTAAAAAAGAGTCAGAGGAAGCAACGACAACCTCCGCCGGTGGAGCGGAGGCCAGCCAGCAGCAGGCTGTGAACAACCTCCTGGAGTACGAGGGCAAGTGGATGCTGTTTGATGACTCTGAGGTGCGTTTGTTCGAGGAGGAGGACTTCCTGCAAGCGTGCTCACCTGAGACGTGCTCCTCGTCGACTCCGTACCTGCTGTTCTACAGGAGGATGCCTGAACCTGTGAACACATGA
- the usp1 gene encoding ubiquitin carboxyl-terminal hydrolase 1 isoform X2, with the protein MPGLQGENVAHSSPVRRSRLSLKCLQKKETKRALDFSEPPAEDPNTEEPEEAEASTCDQVVPAPPPCPNSPGLLLPCDKRENLVPFVGLNNLGNTCYLNSVLQVLYYCPGLREGIKKLYDLSKRKEKLKQESDKSEEAEVAVEDSPAQIELLGSFNSLIASVEQLQSSFLLNPESFSEGELATPPRKILHTLRQLNPMYEGYLQHDAQEVLQCMLGYIHEACDTIRKEQKLESEVEDVTEVKADGLSSESKTGQEEDGQVGGKRKSDTEVGNAKKKPKSVKSKKCDAEEAGVSRDAPLRRSKRKSSSDITPDSNQDKKKEEEGVTKPNGDEEEAEGSDGEGKGGKNSKETEGKRKKKAKLSWLRPSGKQPSIFSKFRSVGKISSMSAKCQIKAEQEDETADDDRRQNEKSSEERSTGDTADDKKTVKPGDGLDLMERLFQGQLVLRTRCLECESFTERREDFQDISVPVLDDQPSSPEDLSKVSPDPKPELKTLKWAIGQFASVERIVGEDKYFCETCHHYTEAERSLLFDKTPEVITIHLKRFSASSLELDPYAGLCKVNTPLQTPLTLSLEEWCTRPSSKKGQRYQLFAVVMHSGVTISSGHYTAYVRMSDLKDAKLWLQDGKETEEREEEQKENKEGTRAKEEVLEYDDGEVSFSLNGRGQRGASLAKGKTGGKKVSEGGVGLLGGQRSVSSYDLGNSSSKHTEKAGSSGATEGSKRRKNINSTEAGLKKESEEATTTSAGGAEASQQQAVNNLLEYEGKWMLFDDSEVRLFEEEDFLQACSPETCSSSTPYLLFYRRMPEPVNT; encoded by the exons ATGCCAGGCCTGCAGGGTGAAAATGTTGCCCACAGCAGCCCCGTCAGGAGGAGTCGTCTGTCTCTGAAGTGTCTGCAGAAGAAAGAAACGAAACGGGCTCTGGATTTCTCTGAACCTCCAGCGGAAGATCCCAACACGGAGGAACCAGAGGAGGCTGAGGCCAG TACCTGTGATCAGGTAGTCCCTGCTCCTCCCCCGTGTCCTAACTCACCGGGCCTCCTCCTGCCCTGCGACAAGAGAGAGAACCTGGTGCCCTTTGTTGGGCTCAACAACCTGGGCAACACCTGCTATTTGAACAGCGTCTTACAG GTGCTGTACTACTGCCCAGGTCTCAGGGAAGGCATAAAGAAACTGTACGACCTGTCCAAAAGGAAAGAGAAACTAAAGCAAGAGTCAGATAAAAGCGAAGAG GCTGAAGTCGCTGTTGAAGATTCACCAGCTCAGATCGAGCTCCTCGGGAGCTTCAACAGTCTGATAGCATCAGTGGAGCAGCTGCAGTCCAGCTTCCTGCTCAACCCCGAGAGCTTCAGCGAGGGAGAACTCGCCACACCGCCTCGTAAAATACTCCACACACTCAG gcagTTGAaccccatgtatgaaggctatCTTCAGCATGACGCCCAGGAGGTGctgcagtgcatgctgggatacatCCACGAGGCTTGTGACACCATCCGAAAGGAGCAGAAGTTGGAGAGCGAGGTTGAAGATGTGACTGAGGTGAAAGCGGACGGTCTCAGCTCTGAGTCCAAAACTGGCCAGGAGGAGGACGGCCAAGTCGGCGGCAAGAGGAAGAGCGACACCGAGGTGGGAAACGCCAAGAAGAAACCGAAATCAGTCAAGTCAAAGAAATGTGACGCAGAGGAAGCTGGCGTGAGTAGAGACGCGCCCCTCAGACGCTCCAAAAGGAAGTCCTCCAGTGACATCACGCCCGACAGCAACCAAgacaagaagaaggaggaggaaggggtaaCGAAACCTAACGGGGATGAGGAGGAGGCCGAAGGGAGTGACGGTGAGGGCAAAGGGGGAAAGAACTCTAAAGAGACGGAGggcaaaagaaagaagaaggcTAAGCTTAGCTGGCTGAGGCCGTCCGGGAAACAGCCGAGTATTTTCTCCAAGTTCCGCAGCGTGGGGAAGATCAGCTCCATGAGCGCCAAGTGTCAAATCAAAGCAGAGCAGGAGGACGAGACCGCTGACGACGACCGGCGTCAGAACGAGAAGAGCAGTGAGGAGAGATCGACAGGAGACACGGCTGACGACAAGAAGACAGTAAAACCTGGAG ATGGTCTGGACCTGATGGAGCGCTTGTTCCAGGGTCAGCTGGTCCTGAGGACTCGCTGTCTGGAGTGCGAGAGCTTCacggagaggagagaagacTTCCAGGACATCAGCGTCCCCGTGCTCGACGACCAGCCGAGCAGTCCAGAAGACCTCTCAAAAG tctctcctGATCCCAAACCAGAGCTGAAGACTCTGAAGTGGGCCATCGGCCAGTTCGCCTCTGTGGAGCGCATCGTAGGAGAGGACAAATATTTCTGTGAGACGTGTCATCATTACACGGAGGCCGAGAGAAGTCTGCTGTTTGATAAAACTCCTGAAGTGATCACCATTCACCTGAAACGATTCTCCGCCAGCAGCTTGGA ATTGGACCCGTATGCAGGTCTGTGTAAAGTGAACACCCCCCTGCAGACCCCCCTGACTCTGTCCCTGGAGGAGTGGTGCACGCGACCATCATCCAAGAAGGGTCAGCGCTATCAGCTGTTTGCTGTCGTCATGCACAGCGGCGTCACCATCAGCAGCGGCCACTACACCGCCTACGTGCGCATGAGTGACCTGAAAGACGCgaagctgtggctgcaggacGGAAAAGAaacggaggagagagaggaggagcagaaggagaaCAAAGAGGGAACACGGGCGAAGGAGGAAGTGCTGGAGTACGACGATGGAGAGGTGTCGTTCAGCCTGAACGGAAGGGGACAGAGGGGCGCCAGTTTGGCTAAGGGCAAAACGGGAGGCAAAAAGGTCTCGGAGGGCGGGGTCGGACTCTTGGGGGGTCAGAGGAGCGTGTCCAGTTACGATCTTgggaacagcagcagcaaacacacagagaaagcagGCAGTAGTGGGGCAACAGAGGGATCCAAACGGAGGAAGAACATCAACAGCACTGAGGCGGGACTTAAAAAAGAGTCAGAGGAAGCAACGACAACCTCCGCCGGTGGAGCGGAGGCCAGCCAGCAGCAGGCTGTGAACAACCTCCTGGAGTACGAGGGCAAGTGGATGCTGTTTGATGACTCTGAGGTGCGTTTGTTCGAGGAGGAGGACTTCCTGCAAGCGTGCTCACCTGAGACGTGCTCCTCGTCGACTCCGTACCTGCTGTTCTACAGGAGGATGCCTGAACCTGTGAACACATGA